A genomic segment from Stappia indica encodes:
- a CDS encoding TRAP transporter substrate-binding protein — MNIFKAAAAAVIALGIGAVPALAEIDTVNLRLAHVVNEQDGFHAAATKFKELVAERSDGKITVEIFPNATLGDERTLLEGMQIGTVDMGVITNGPVSNFLEEMAVFELPFLFPSPEAAYKVLDGEIGQELLDRLSEVNLKGLAYAERGFRNLTNSKRPINTPADLSGLRVRVMENPVYIDSFRELGADAIPMAWTEALTAMQQGTIDGQENPVGVVYSFKLNETQTNMTMTRHTYAPALFVMGMPKWNELSEETQQIVRQAAQEAAEYERALNARLEGEQLQALKDAGMTVIENADLSAFSAAVQPVYEKYGEKFGDYLPRIQEALK; from the coding sequence ATGAATATCTTCAAGGCAGCGGCCGCTGCCGTGATCGCGCTCGGCATCGGCGCCGTGCCGGCCCTCGCCGAAATCGACACCGTGAACCTTCGCCTCGCCCATGTGGTGAACGAGCAGGACGGCTTCCACGCCGCCGCGACCAAGTTCAAGGAGCTGGTTGCCGAGCGCTCCGACGGCAAGATCACCGTCGAGATCTTCCCCAATGCCACGCTGGGCGACGAGCGCACCCTGCTCGAGGGCATGCAGATCGGCACCGTGGACATGGGCGTCATCACCAACGGCCCGGTGTCCAACTTCCTGGAAGAGATGGCCGTGTTCGAGCTGCCCTTCCTCTTCCCCTCGCCCGAGGCCGCCTACAAGGTGCTCGACGGCGAGATCGGCCAGGAGCTGCTCGACCGCCTGTCGGAGGTCAATCTCAAGGGCCTCGCCTATGCCGAGCGCGGCTTCCGCAACCTGACCAACTCCAAGCGCCCGATCAACACCCCGGCCGATCTCAGCGGCCTGCGCGTGCGCGTCATGGAGAACCCGGTCTACATCGACAGCTTCCGCGAGCTGGGCGCCGACGCCATCCCGATGGCCTGGACCGAGGCGCTCACGGCCATGCAGCAGGGCACGATCGACGGCCAGGAAAACCCGGTCGGCGTCGTCTACTCGTTCAAGCTGAACGAGACCCAGACCAACATGACCATGACCCGCCACACCTATGCCCCGGCGCTCTTCGTCATGGGCATGCCCAAGTGGAACGAGCTGTCGGAGGAGACCCAGCAGATCGTCCGCCAGGCGGCGCAGGAAGCGGCCGAATATGAGCGCGCGCTCAACGCCCGTCTCGAGGGCGAGCAGCTCCAGGCGCTCAAGGATGCCGGCATGACCGTGATCGAGAATGCCGACCTGTCCGCCTTCTCCGCGGCCGTTCAGCCGGTCTACGAGAAGTACGGCGAGAAGTTCGGCGACTACCTGCCCCGCATCCAGGAGGCGCTGAAGTAA
- a CDS encoding TRAP transporter small permease: MLAGLAWIDRLLGETLKPVVFVGMAALVAVITLQIVSRVFFTSVSWTEEVARFLLIWITFLGATLAYQQGRHIAVTLMRDNLPPAFKRIVTGAALLVTIAFLVALAWVGWRYTMLQSFQKSPSLRLPMNYVYVVMPITAALIALLSSIDLIRLLAGGSARKTPSEIDVELETQIHGEDRRV; the protein is encoded by the coding sequence ATGCTGGCAGGGTTGGCGTGGATTGACCGTCTTCTGGGCGAGACGCTCAAGCCCGTGGTCTTCGTGGGGATGGCCGCGCTCGTCGCCGTCATCACGCTCCAGATCGTCTCGCGGGTGTTCTTCACATCCGTGAGCTGGACGGAGGAAGTCGCCCGCTTCCTCCTGATCTGGATCACCTTCCTCGGCGCCACGCTGGCCTACCAGCAGGGGCGGCATATCGCGGTGACGCTCATGCGCGACAACCTGCCGCCCGCCTTCAAACGGATCGTGACGGGGGCAGCGCTCCTCGTCACGATCGCCTTCCTGGTCGCCCTGGCCTGGGTCGGCTGGCGCTACACGATGCTGCAGAGCTTCCAGAAGTCGCCCTCGCTGCGCCTGCCGATGAACTACGTCTATGTCGTCATGCCGATCACCGCCGCGTTGATCGCCCTCCTGTCGTCCATCGACCTGATCCGGCTGCTCGCCGGCGGCAGCGCGCGGAAGACCCCTTCGGAGATCGACGTGGAGCTCGAAACGCAGATCCACGGGGAAGATCGTCGGGTATGA
- a CDS encoding TRAP transporter large permease, which translates to MSLLLFGLFVLFLLMGLPVAIVIGAATMTALHMDGTSLMAVPQQMFSGINSFALVAVPMFILAGDVMAQGEISKRLVAFADSLFGFIKGGLSIVSVFAGMFFAAISGSGAATTAAVGASLVPELKRKGYDPASAASLIAASGTIGVVIPPSVPMIIYAVIAQESVAKLFLNGFIPGVAMGIGLIIIAVIQGHRRSYPRGTALNLRTIWRTFVAASWGLMAPLIILGGIFSGIFTPSEAAVIAVNYAILISFVVHRDMSLRQLYDIVLRAGVTTAVIMFVIAASSVLSWTLSSWQVPNQIASAALSLSSNPYVLLLLIMAVILVAGVFLETASALIILTPMLLPLAAQLGLDTVHFGIIIVVGLAIGMVTPPVAINLFVASTIAGLPIERIARAVMPYLATLLVVYLLIAFVPFVF; encoded by the coding sequence ATGAGCCTCCTCCTTTTCGGACTGTTCGTCCTGTTCCTGCTCATGGGTCTGCCGGTCGCCATCGTCATCGGCGCGGCCACCATGACGGCCCTCCACATGGACGGCACCTCGCTGATGGCCGTGCCGCAGCAGATGTTTTCCGGCATCAACTCCTTCGCCCTCGTCGCCGTGCCGATGTTCATCCTGGCCGGCGACGTGATGGCGCAGGGCGAGATTTCCAAGCGTCTCGTGGCGTTCGCCGACAGCCTTTTCGGCTTCATCAAGGGCGGATTGTCCATCGTCTCCGTCTTTGCCGGCATGTTCTTCGCCGCGATTTCCGGCTCGGGCGCCGCCACCACCGCCGCCGTCGGCGCGAGCCTCGTTCCCGAGCTGAAGCGCAAGGGCTACGACCCGGCCTCCGCCGCCTCGCTGATCGCCGCCTCCGGCACCATCGGCGTCGTCATCCCGCCCTCCGTGCCGATGATCATCTACGCGGTGATCGCGCAGGAATCGGTCGCCAAGCTCTTCCTCAACGGCTTCATTCCCGGCGTCGCCATGGGCATCGGTCTCATCATCATCGCCGTCATCCAGGGCCACCGCCGCTCCTATCCCCGCGGCACGGCGCTGAACCTGCGGACCATCTGGCGCACCTTCGTCGCCGCCAGCTGGGGCCTGATGGCGCCGCTGATCATCCTCGGCGGCATCTTCTCCGGCATCTTCACCCCGTCGGAGGCCGCCGTCATCGCGGTGAACTACGCGATCCTGATCTCCTTCGTCGTCCATCGCGACATGTCCTTGAGGCAGCTCTACGACATCGTGCTGCGCGCCGGCGTGACCACGGCGGTGATCATGTTCGTCATCGCCGCCTCCTCGGTGCTCAGCTGGACCCTGTCGAGCTGGCAGGTGCCGAACCAGATCGCCAGCGCCGCCCTGTCGCTCTCCTCCAATCCTTACGTCCTGCTCTTGCTGATCATGGCGGTGATCCTGGTGGCGGGCGTCTTCCTGGAGACCGCCTCGGCGCTGATCATCCTGACCCCGATGCTGCTGCCGCTCGCGGCCCAGCTCGGCCTCGACACGGTGCATTTCGGCATCATCATCGTGGTCGGCCTTGCCATCGGCATGGTCACCCCGCCGGTGGCGATCAACCTGTTCGTCGCCTCGACCATCGCCGGGCTGCCGATCGAGCGGATCGCCAGGGCCGTGATGCCCTATCTCGCAACGCTGCTCGTGGTCTACCTGCTGATCGCCTTCGTGCCCTTCGTCTTCTGA
- a CDS encoding SIMPL domain-containing protein, which yields MTSLQTAARFAFVGALAVAAATLPARAEETPRIATIDMVGTGVVSAAPDMAMITSGVVSDADTAAEALAANTEAMSAVIARIKEAGIEQRDIQTSGFSVQPRYRQVKSSAPEEYRSEVFGYRVTNNVGVRVRDLAKLGGLIDVMVRDGANQVGGVTFIVSEEGKLKDSARKEAMADAIRKAEIYAEAAGVKLGRVLSINEQDFGGPRPVMMMARAEMKMDGAPAPMEAGESSLEVRINVTWELVRP from the coding sequence ATGACCTCGCTCCAGACCGCTGCCCGCTTCGCCTTCGTCGGCGCGCTGGCCGTTGCCGCCGCCACCCTGCCCGCCAGGGCCGAGGAAACCCCGCGCATCGCCACCATCGACATGGTCGGCACTGGCGTCGTCAGCGCCGCCCCCGACATGGCGATGATCACCAGCGGCGTCGTCAGCGATGCCGACACCGCAGCCGAGGCGCTTGCCGCCAACACCGAGGCGATGTCCGCCGTGATCGCCCGCATCAAGGAGGCCGGCATCGAGCAGCGCGACATCCAGACCTCGGGCTTTTCCGTGCAGCCGCGCTACCGCCAGGTGAAGAGCTCCGCCCCGGAGGAATATCGCAGCGAGGTCTTCGGCTACCGCGTCACCAACAATGTCGGCGTGCGCGTGCGCGACCTTGCCAAGCTCGGCGGGCTGATCGACGTGATGGTGCGCGACGGCGCCAACCAGGTCGGCGGCGTCACCTTCATCGTCAGCGAGGAAGGCAAGCTGAAGGACAGCGCCCGCAAGGAGGCCATGGCCGACGCGATCCGCAAGGCGGAGATCTATGCCGAGGCGGCCGGCGTCAAGCTCGGCCGGGTGCTCTCGATCAACGAGCAGGACTTCGGCGGCCCGCGCCCGGTGATGATGATGGCCCGCGCCGAGATGAAGATGGACGGCGCCCCGGCCCCGATGGAGGCCGGCGAGAGCTCGCTCGAGGTGCGCATCAACGTCACCTGGGAACTGGTCCGGCCGTAA
- a CDS encoding GNAT family N-acetyltransferase produces the protein MKAELFTLTGKEIGEALDDLAALRVKVFREWPYLYEGSLDYERGYLRRYAESEGAVVVGALAGKRLVGAATGQPLEGEVADFRDPFEEAGFDPATIFYFAESVLDPQWRGQGLGHGFFDAREAHARRLGFDRAAFCAVIRPADHPARPAGYSPLDPFWRKRGYLPLEGLTVGFDWPDVGEAASSRKRMQVWMRDGLTGAE, from the coding sequence ATGAAGGCAGAGCTTTTTACTTTGACGGGTAAGGAAATCGGCGAGGCGCTGGATGACCTAGCGGCATTGCGGGTCAAGGTGTTCCGGGAATGGCCGTATCTCTACGAGGGGTCGCTGGACTACGAGCGGGGCTACCTGCGTCGATACGCCGAAAGCGAGGGGGCCGTCGTCGTCGGTGCATTAGCCGGCAAACGACTTGTCGGGGCTGCGACCGGACAGCCGCTCGAAGGCGAGGTGGCGGATTTCCGCGATCCCTTCGAGGAGGCCGGCTTCGATCCGGCGACGATCTTCTATTTCGCGGAATCCGTGCTCGATCCGCAGTGGCGGGGGCAGGGGCTGGGGCACGGTTTCTTCGATGCCCGCGAGGCGCATGCGCGCAGGCTTGGCTTCGACCGCGCGGCGTTCTGCGCGGTGATCCGCCCGGCGGACCACCCGGCGCGGCCTGCCGGCTACAGCCCGCTCGACCCGTTCTGGCGCAAGCGCGGCTATCTGCCGCTCGAGGGGCTGACGGTCGGCTTCGACTGGCCGGATGTCGGGGAGGCGGCCTCCAGCCGCAAGCGGATGCAGGTGTGGATGCGCGACGGCCTGACCGGTGCAGAGTGA
- the speD gene encoding adenosylmethionine decarboxylase: MSDDGLFQLGMDLEARHHEGADASFADAYAFDVPRSTTHTEDNDITAPAANTQDDRLDHFIEREGVRCAGSHLIIDLYDASRLDDLPFIEETLKTCVEEAGATLLHIHLHPFEPTGVSGVAVLAESHISVHTWPEAGYAAFDVFMCGDARPEKCVEVLEAAFRPGRTSVSELLRGKEVA, from the coding sequence ATGTCTGACGACGGCCTCTTCCAATTGGGGATGGACTTGGAAGCACGTCACCATGAAGGCGCCGACGCATCGTTTGCGGACGCATATGCCTTCGACGTGCCGAGAAGCACCACCCATACGGAAGACAACGACATTACCGCGCCTGCGGCCAACACGCAGGACGACCGGCTCGATCACTTCATCGAGCGTGAGGGCGTCCGCTGTGCCGGCTCGCATCTGATCATCGATCTCTACGACGCTTCGCGTCTCGACGATCTTCCCTTTATCGAGGAGACGTTGAAGACCTGCGTCGAGGAGGCCGGTGCAACGCTGCTGCACATCCACCTGCACCCGTTCGAGCCCACCGGCGTGAGCGGCGTCGCGGTGCTGGCCGAAAGCCATATCTCGGTCCACACCTGGCCCGAGGCCGGCTATGCGGCCTTCGATGTGTTCATGTGCGGCGATGCCCGGCCGGAAAAATGCGTCGAGGTGCTGGAAGCAGCCTTCCGCCCCGGACGCACCAGCGTCAGCGAATTGCTGCGCGGCAAGGAGGTCGCATGA
- the speE gene encoding polyamine aminopropyltransferase codes for MSDGLVFRETLYPGVQVQYSCDDILYQDRSEHQDLVLFANPVFGKVLMLDGITQVTTADEFIYHEMMAHVPILAHGEAREVLIIGGGDCGMAEEALKHKGIERLTQVEIDDAVVEFSKEHFADFNASVFRDDRFDLVIADGARFVAETDRRFDVVMVDSTDPMGPGAVLFTPEFYRGVHHCLKPGGVLVTQNGVPFLQKGELVSSIGHFSKIYRDAYAYVAAIPTYFGGHMALGWASDNPALRRQPLDVLEQRFDAANLDTRYYTPEVHQAAFALPRFIRDAVEEGRKGA; via the coding sequence ATGAGCGACGGGCTGGTCTTTCGCGAGACGCTCTATCCGGGCGTCCAGGTGCAGTATTCCTGCGACGACATCCTGTACCAGGATCGCTCCGAGCATCAGGATCTCGTGCTGTTCGCCAATCCGGTGTTCGGCAAGGTCCTGATGCTCGACGGCATCACCCAGGTCACCACCGCCGACGAGTTCATCTATCACGAGATGATGGCGCATGTGCCGATCCTCGCCCATGGCGAGGCGCGCGAGGTGCTGATCATCGGCGGCGGCGACTGCGGCATGGCCGAGGAAGCCTTGAAGCACAAGGGCATCGAGCGGCTGACCCAGGTGGAGATCGACGATGCCGTCGTCGAATTCTCCAAGGAGCACTTCGCCGATTTCAACGCCTCCGTCTTCCGCGATGACCGGTTCGACCTGGTCATTGCCGACGGCGCGCGCTTCGTCGCCGAAACGGACCGCCGCTTCGACGTGGTGATGGTGGATTCCACCGACCCGATGGGCCCCGGCGCCGTGCTGTTCACGCCCGAGTTCTATCGCGGCGTCCACCACTGCCTGAAGCCGGGCGGCGTGCTGGTCACCCAGAACGGCGTCCCCTTCCTGCAGAAGGGCGAGCTGGTCTCCTCCATCGGACACTTCTCGAAGATCTACCGCGACGCCTATGCCTATGTCGCGGCGATCCCGACCTATTTCGGCGGCCACATGGCGCTCGGCTGGGCAAGCGACAATCCGGCGCTGCGCCGCCAGCCGCTCGACGTGCTGGAGCAGCGTTTCGACGCAGCCAACCTCGACACCCGCTACTACACGCCGGAAGTGCACCAGGCCGCCTTCGCGCTGCCGCGCTTCATCCGCGATGCGGTGGAGGAAGGCCGCAAGGGCGCCTGA
- a CDS encoding IS110 family transposase produces the protein MAFLEHAPSHVVGIDVSKLTLAVCSAPGTAACTVARTVASTVANTARAIRKLVAGLPSGTLIVCEPTGGHEALLLAELAAAGIACHRADTLKARAFARSFGRLAKTDAIDAALLAAYGQERWRHLPLHRPADRTQAQLAALVARRHDLMAIRGAELNRAKSPGCTLVSASCRSLVRTLDRQIETIDTAIAGLCAQCTLLARRIALYRSLPGVGPRTAISLAAAMPELGTMTGKQAASLAGLAPHPNDSGTLKGYRKTRGGRPQIRSILFMAALSAARCKGPLRPVFQRLIANGKKPIVALTALMRKIVVILNARMRDHLNDMS, from the coding sequence ATGGCCTTTCTGGAACATGCCCCGTCCCACGTCGTCGGCATCGACGTGTCGAAGCTGACCCTTGCCGTCTGTTCGGCGCCGGGCACCGCCGCCTGCACCGTGGCCCGCACCGTGGCCAGCACCGTGGCCAACACGGCCCGGGCGATCCGCAAGCTGGTCGCCGGCCTGCCCTCCGGGACGCTCATCGTCTGCGAGCCGACCGGCGGCCACGAAGCCCTGCTGCTGGCAGAGCTCGCGGCCGCAGGCATCGCCTGCCACCGCGCCGACACCCTCAAGGCCAGGGCCTTCGCCCGTTCCTTCGGGCGACTGGCCAAGACCGATGCCATCGATGCCGCACTGCTGGCCGCCTATGGCCAGGAGCGATGGCGCCACCTTCCGCTCCACCGCCCGGCCGATCGCACCCAGGCGCAACTCGCCGCGCTCGTCGCCCGCAGGCACGATCTCATGGCCATTCGCGGCGCCGAACTCAACCGCGCCAAGTCGCCCGGATGCACCCTGGTCTCGGCCTCCTGCAGGAGCCTCGTCAGAACGCTCGACCGCCAGATCGAGACCATCGACACGGCCATCGCAGGCCTTTGCGCGCAATGCACCCTGCTCGCAAGGCGTATCGCCCTCTACCGCTCGCTGCCGGGCGTGGGGCCAAGGACCGCCATCTCCCTGGCCGCCGCCATGCCCGAGCTCGGCACCATGACCGGAAAGCAGGCCGCATCCCTGGCGGGCCTTGCCCCACACCCCAACGACAGCGGAACCTTGAAGGGCTACCGCAAGACCCGCGGCGGACGCCCGCAGATCCGTTCCATCCTCTTCATGGCCGCCCTCAGCGCCGCACGCTGCAAAGGGCCGCTGCGACCCGTCTTCCAGAGGCTCATCGCAAACGGAAAGAAGCCCATCGTCGCCCTAACCGCGCTCATGAGAAAGATCGTCGTCATCCTCAACGCAAGAATGAGAGACCACCTCAACGATATGAGTTGA
- a CDS encoding NAD(P)/FAD-dependent oxidoreductase, which translates to MKVIVVGAGIAGLSTAWSLAKRGVEVVLVEQGPIPNPLSASGDHHRIIRRAYGAQGGYQRRIDEAYAAWDEMWADLGDKHLADTGFLLVSQTGRDAAVDYRDSLVAGGYPVEDLSCEEAVRRHPFLDPGGVHSAAFSPEGGVLLCRHIGRDLLAFLRRAGVTIRAQARVEAVDAAAGKVRLAGGEELAGDHVVVTAGAWVLQLFPQLADRLTSYRTAVAYLAPPADLVAAWEASPVILDVGGTVDGYVLPPVRGTGLKVGAGIHKMRAGADERRVAEPGEGERLRDHFAPPFARITEYRVSEVVTCAYTFTADEHFLVAGEDRLTIVSACSGHGYKFGAAVGRRVAEGVLSGDRAGLAAWLEARD; encoded by the coding sequence ATGAAGGTCATCGTCGTCGGTGCCGGCATTGCCGGGCTCTCCACTGCCTGGTCGCTCGCCAAGCGCGGCGTCGAGGTGGTGCTGGTGGAACAGGGGCCGATCCCCAATCCGCTGTCGGCCTCGGGCGACCATCACCGGATCATCCGCCGCGCCTATGGGGCGCAGGGCGGCTACCAGCGGCGCATCGACGAGGCCTATGCGGCCTGGGACGAGATGTGGGCGGATCTCGGCGACAAGCACCTGGCCGATACCGGCTTTCTGCTGGTGTCGCAGACCGGGCGGGACGCGGCCGTGGACTATCGCGACAGCCTGGTCGCCGGCGGCTATCCGGTGGAGGACCTGAGCTGCGAGGAGGCGGTGCGCCGGCACCCGTTCCTCGATCCCGGCGGGGTGCATTCGGCCGCCTTCAGCCCGGAAGGCGGCGTGCTGCTGTGCCGGCATATCGGCCGCGACCTGCTGGCCTTCCTTCGGCGCGCCGGCGTGACGATCCGCGCGCAAGCGCGGGTGGAGGCGGTGGACGCGGCAGCGGGCAAGGTGCGGCTTGCCGGCGGCGAGGAGCTTGCCGGCGATCATGTGGTGGTGACGGCCGGCGCCTGGGTGCTGCAGCTGTTCCCGCAGCTTGCCGACCGGCTGACCTCCTATCGCACGGCGGTTGCCTATCTCGCCCCGCCGGCGGATCTCGTTGCCGCCTGGGAGGCCTCGCCGGTGATCCTCGATGTCGGCGGCACGGTCGACGGCTATGTGCTGCCGCCGGTGCGCGGCACGGGGCTGAAGGTGGGGGCGGGCATCCACAAGATGCGCGCCGGTGCCGACGAGCGGCGTGTGGCGGAGCCCGGCGAGGGCGAGCGGCTGCGCGATCATTTCGCCCCGCCGTTTGCGCGCATCACCGAGTACCGGGTGAGCGAAGTCGTCACCTGCGCCTACACGTTCACCGCGGACGAGCATTTCCTGGTCGCCGGTGAAGACCGGCTGACCATCGTCTCGGCTTGCTCGGGCCATGGCTACAAGTTCGGCGCCGCCGTCGGCCGGCGGGTGGCCGAGGGGGTTCTGTCCGGCGACCGGGCCGGGCTTGCCGCCTGGCTTGAGGCGCGGGACTGA
- a CDS encoding ketosteroid isomerase-related protein yields the protein MPHAATLKLLQDYYAAFNAGDTAAMLELVTDDIAHDVNQGERRQGKALFAAFNGHMTRCYKEELSEIVLFASEDGRRAAAEFIVSGTYLVTDEGLPPAEGQTYRLPAGTFFDIREGRIARITTYYNLQEWIAQVGA from the coding sequence ATGCCGCACGCTGCGACCCTGAAGCTCCTCCAGGACTATTACGCTGCCTTCAACGCCGGCGACACGGCCGCGATGCTGGAGCTGGTCACCGACGACATCGCCCATGACGTCAACCAGGGCGAACGGCGGCAGGGCAAGGCGCTGTTCGCCGCGTTCAACGGCCACATGACGCGCTGCTACAAGGAAGAACTGTCGGAAATCGTGCTCTTCGCCAGCGAGGACGGCCGCCGCGCAGCGGCGGAGTTCATCGTCTCGGGCACCTATCTCGTCACCGACGAGGGCCTGCCGCCGGCGGAGGGCCAGACCTATCGCCTGCCGGCGGGCACGTTCTTCGACATTCGCGAGGGGCGGATCGCCCGCATCACCACCTATTACAATCTGCAGGAATGGATCGCCCAGGTCGGCGCCTGA
- a CDS encoding VOC family protein gives MKVTSYYPVLMTDEVEATARFYETHFGFRRAFSADWYVHLQSESDPSVNLAVLDGSHETIPAAARGQRVCGLLLNFEVEDVDAEYERLKAAGLPILLDIRDEDFGQRHFITRDPNGVLIDMIKPIPPSAAFLAQYAEDAVPGA, from the coding sequence ATGAAGGTGACGAGCTATTACCCGGTGCTGATGACGGACGAGGTGGAGGCAACGGCGCGGTTCTACGAGACGCATTTCGGCTTTCGCCGCGCCTTCAGCGCCGACTGGTACGTGCATCTGCAGTCGGAAAGCGATCCGTCCGTGAACCTTGCCGTGCTGGACGGCAGCCATGAGACGATCCCGGCGGCGGCGCGCGGGCAGAGGGTCTGCGGGTTGCTGCTCAACTTCGAGGTGGAGGATGTCGATGCCGAATACGAGCGGCTGAAGGCGGCAGGCCTGCCGATCCTGCTGGACATCCGCGACGAGGATTTCGGCCAGCGGCATTTCATCACGCGTGACCCCAATGGCGTGCTGATCGACATGATCAAGCCGATCCCGCCGAGCGCGGCGTTCCTGGCGCAATATGCGGAGGACGCCGTTCCGGGTGCGTGA
- a CDS encoding TetR/AcrR family transcriptional regulator, with protein sequence MTDTTTNKPDRRRGKGRGNSERSAEMRGELIAAGRRLFAQKGFADTSTPEIVAAAGVTRGALYHHFADKTALFAAVLEAESRAVAQEIEAGSAEAPSAREALLSGARAYFAAMRAPGRCRILLVDGPAALGPGEASRLDALHAGRTLREGLAEALGQGDLRPLPLDALTGVLSAAFDRAALDIASGAEEAGFLAVFAALIDGLLSPASAR encoded by the coding sequence ATGACCGACACGACGACCAACAAACCCGACCGGAGGCGCGGCAAGGGCCGGGGCAATTCCGAGCGCTCCGCCGAAATGCGCGGCGAGCTGATCGCCGCCGGCCGGCGCCTCTTTGCGCAGAAGGGCTTCGCCGACACCTCGACGCCGGAGATCGTTGCCGCCGCCGGCGTGACGCGCGGCGCGCTCTATCACCATTTCGCCGACAAGACCGCGCTCTTCGCCGCCGTCCTCGAGGCGGAAAGCCGGGCGGTCGCGCAGGAGATCGAAGCGGGCTCGGCCGAGGCGCCGTCCGCGCGCGAGGCACTGCTTTCCGGCGCGCGCGCCTATTTCGCGGCGATGCGCGCGCCCGGCCGCTGCCGCATCCTGCTGGTCGACGGCCCGGCCGCGCTCGGCCCCGGTGAGGCCTCGCGGCTCGATGCCCTCCATGCCGGCCGCACCCTGCGCGAGGGGCTGGCGGAAGCCCTTGGGCAGGGCGACTTGCGCCCCCTGCCCCTCGATGCGCTGACTGGCGTGCTTTCCGCCGCCTTCGACCGCGCCGCGCTCGACATCGCCTCGGGCGCCGAGGAGGCCGGCTTCCTCGCCGTCTTCGCGGCGCTCATTGACGGGTTGCTGTCCCCAGCCTCCGCAAGGTGA